In a single window of the Elaeis guineensis isolate ETL-2024a chromosome 4, EG11, whole genome shotgun sequence genome:
- the LOC105043112 gene encoding probable inorganic phosphate transporter 1-3 codes for MAGEQLYVLNALDAARTQWYHFMAIIIAGMGFFTDAYDLFCISLITKLLGRIYYFDPNSSSPGSLPPNVSAAVNGVAFCGTLSGQLFFGWLGDKMGRKKVYGLTLILMVVCSVASGLSFGHTAKGVIATLCFFRFWLGFGIGGDYPLSATIMSEYANKRTRGAFIAAVFAMQGFGILTGGIVALIVSAGFKNKYDVPPYSVDRAGSTVPQADYVWRIILMLGAVPAALTYYWRMKMPETARYTALVAKNAKLAAADMTKVLNVEIEEDVERAQRLVDERANKFGLFSKEFARRHGIHLVATTTTWFFLDIAFYSQNLFQKDIFSAIGWIPKAATMNAIEEVFRIARAQTLIALCGTVPGYWFTVALIEVMGRYRIQIMGFFMMTVFMLALAIPYDHWTHNHVGFVVMYGFTFFFANFGPNSTTFIVPAEVFPARLRSTCHGISAASGKAGAIVGAFGFLYAAQSKDPAKREKGYPAGIGVRNALFVLVTTNFLGLLFSLLVPEPKGKSLEEISKETEEENNGTTIAST; via the coding sequence ATGGCCGGGGAGCAGCTTTATGTCTTGAACGCATTAGATGCGGCCAGGACGCAGTGGTACCACTTCATGGCGATCATCATCGCCGGCATGGGCTTCTTCACCGATGCCTATGACCTCTTCTGCATCTCCCTCATCACCAAACTACTTGGTCGCATCTACTACTTCGACCCAAACTCCAGTTCACCTGGCTCGCTTCCCCCCAATGTGTCGGCCGCCGTCAACGGCGTTGCCTTCTGCGGCACGCTCTCCGGCCAGCTCTTCTTCGGCTGGCTCGGCGACAAGATGGGCCGCAAGAAGGTCTACGGCCTCACCCTCATCCTCATGGTGGTCTGCTCCGTCGCATCCGGCCTCTCCTTCGGCCACACCGCCAAGGGCGTCATAGCCACCCTCTGCTTCTTCCGCTTCTGGCTCGGCTTCGGCATCGGCGGCGACTACCCCCTCTCCGCCACCATCATGTCCGAGTACGCCAACAAGCGCACCCGCGGCGCCTTCATCGCCGCCGTCTTCGCCATGCAGGGCTTCGGCATCCTCACCGGCGGCATCGTCGCCCTCATCGTGTCGGCTGGGTTCAAGAACAAGTACGACGTCCCTCCATACAGCGTCGACCGTGCCGGCTCGACCGTCCCCCAGGCCGACTACGTCTGGCGCATCATCCTAATGTTGGGGGCGGTGCCGGCGGCGCTGACCTATTACTGGCGGATGAAGATGCCGGAGACCGCAAGATACACCGCCCTCGTCGCTAAGAACGCAAAGCTGGCGGCCGCCGACATGACGAAGGTGCTCAACGTGGAGATCGAGGAGGACGTGGAGAGGGCCCAGAGGCTGGTCGACGAGCGGGCCAACAAATTTGGGCTTTTCTCCAAGGAATTCGCCCGCCGACACGGCATTCACCTGGTCGCCACCACCACCACGTGGTTCTTCCTCGACATCGCCTTCTACAGCCAGAACCTCTTCCAGAAGGACATCTTCAGCGCCATCGGGTGGATCCCCAAGGCCGCCACCATGAACGCCATCGAAGAAGTCTTCAGGATTGCCCGCGCCCAGACCTTGATCGCCCTTTGCGGCACCGTCCCCGGCTACTGGTTCACCGTCGCGCTCATCGAAGTCATGGGGCGGTATCGGATTCAGATCATGGGCTTCTTCATGATGACCGTCTTCATGCTTGCCCTCGCCATCCCATACGACCACTGGACCCACAACCATGTCGGGTTCGTGGTAATGTACGGGTTCACCTTCTTCTTCGCCAACTTCGGGCCCAACAGTACGACGTTCATCGTGCCGGCGGAGGTCTTCCCCGCCCGGCTGCGGTCGACGTGCCACGGGATCTCGGCGGCGTCCGGGAAGGCGGGGGCGATCGTAGGCGCGTTCGGGTTTCTGTATGCGGCCCAGAGCAAGGACCCagcgaagagggagaagggatatCCGGCCGGCATCGGCGTCAGGAACGCGCTCTTCGTCCTCGTGACGACCAACTTTTTGGGACTCCTCTTCTCATTGCTCGTGCCGGAGCCGAAGGGGAAGTCGCTGGAGGAGATTTCCAAGGAGACCGAAGAAGAAAACAATGGAACTACTATTGCTTCTACTTAG